The proteins below are encoded in one region of Oncorhynchus masou masou isolate Uvic2021 chromosome 15, UVic_Omas_1.1, whole genome shotgun sequence:
- the LOC135555870 gene encoding parvalbumin-7-like, producing MAMNSILNAADIKKALDAFAAADSFDHKKFFEMVGLKAKSAEDVKKAFLVLDADASGFIEEEELKFVLKGFASDGRDLTDKETKAFLNEADKDGDGMIGIDEFVALVHE from the exons ATggcgatgaacagcattctcaacgCTGCCGATATCAAGAAAGCCCTAGACGCATTCGCAG CGGCTGACTCGTTTGACCATAAGAAGTTCTTTGAGATGGTGGGTCTGAAGGCCAAGTCAGCTGAGGATGTGAAGAAAGCCTTCCTGGTGCTGGACGCTGATGCCAGCGGatttatagaggaggaggagctcaa GTTCGTACTGAAGGGATTTGCCTCAGACGGCAGGGACCTGACTGACAAAGAAACCAAAGCGTTCTTAAACGAAGCCGACAAGGACGGAGACGGCATGATCGGCATCGACG AGTTCGTTGCCCTGGTGCACGAGTAA